The DNA window TGTGCTTACTTTAAAAGCGGCACGAATCCAGTTTCGCAAACCTCgctaaaaactattaattgcGATCGGAGGCGTGCGAAGGGTACCGGATCGTAATTCGATGCGCGGACGACGGCGAATTGCGGGACTGCACCTCCGTGGTTCCCGGGCTGCTGGTACTTTCGGGCGCGCACGGACCGctgaaaaagctttttttCGCCGGCAGCgctttaatgaaattttttcgaCCTCGTCATCGTCCCCGTAATAATCTCCCTTTTGCAACCGGGTAGCCGCGCGCGGCTGAATTTATTGCAGCCCGCCTGCCGGAAACACGTCCGCGAGGAAATCTTCTGGATAAGAGGCTCACGAGCTCTACCTCAGTCTACCGTTTTTTGTCACTCCTTACCTGCCGAGTCTTTCCTGGTCCGAGTATGAAATACGCGGGAGCGGAGAGGCGCGTAAAAAAAGATCGGCGAGGAGAGGAGAGCCGGAGAGCGACTGTGGCGATGGCGGGGAGAGAGGAGTAAGAGAGAACGAAgggaagagaaagggagagagagagagagagagagagagagagaggggttCCGGTGACggcgaggacgacgacgatggaTCCTTCTTGCCCTGGTCGGAACTTTTTGCGGTCGCTCTTGGGACGAGCCCGAGAGCCGAGGGGGGCAATAAAACTAATGGTAACGCGCGCCGGTAATTCCTTGCGGTCTGTTTGTCGCAAGTCGACGACCTGGCCTCTCCGCCTCGTCATTTACCGAGGGAGGATTCTACGGCCAATGTCGGCCGACGACGACAATGACGACAGCGGGTGGTGCTTTCTCGCTTTCGTCGCGGTTGGTGGTAACACGTAGAATTGGGTTAACATCGCAGATTTTAAGTGTCGGATGCCTTCCTGCACGAAATGTGATCGCTTTCATCAATACTTTCAAAGGATTTCCGTTTTCGACCACTGTCCACGCCGGTCTCATTAACTTCAGCTAAGAACTAGAtgtagaaaaaagaaaggattCCTCTGAAACACATGTTAATGTCACTTTCTTTCTTTGCAATCTGTTCCACAGTGGGTAGAGGAGTCGTTTACGAATTTCGACAAGGGTATCAATTGGCGGAGTTATGTTGTGTGCGACGTAGCGTACACCAACGTAAACAATTGGCTGTGGACGCCGTTCATAGAGAGGGGCCCGGCGAACCGCATGTACATAGAAATCAATTTCACGACTCGCGACTGTTCGCTGTTTCCCGGGAACGCTCTCAGCTGTAAGGAGACCTTCAGTCTACTCTACTACGAGTTCGACGCCGCCACCAAGGAGCCACCCCCGTGGGAGCCGGACAGTTACAAACTTATTGGTGAGCGATGATGCAACAAAGCAATGGCAATTAAAGGATTCACCTCGGAAATACGATAATGATGTTATTTCAAGGATAACAAATCTAAAAGCTTGCATTCCttaaaagagatattaagAATAGCTTTAACTTTGCATAATTagattttctatatttttcatacatCCGTTATCGATGTAAACTCGTCGATCAATCTCAATATTTAGGACGGCTTTTTATGCTGATTTGACGTATTTGCAGGTCGGATAGCCGCGGGCGAGGGTAGGTTCAACACGAACACCGAGGTGGTGATAAACACCGAGGTGAAGTCGATCCCGGTGACGAAGAAGGGCGTCTACTTCGCTTTTCGTGACCAGGGCGCTTGTATATCGATCCTAGCCATCAAGGTATACTACATCAGCTGCCCCGAGATCTCGGTGAACTTCGCCCATTTCCCAGCCACGCCGACTGGTCGCGAGGTTGCGCTTATCGAGCAAACGCGCGGCACTTGCGTCCCGAATGCCGTCAAAATCGCCCAGCCGACTTTCCTCTGCAAGGGAGACGGCAAATGGTACCTCCCAACCGGCGGATGCCACTGCAAGCCCGGCTACCAAGCTGACGTGGATAAGCAAGAATGCAAGGAGTGTCCGATAGGCAAGTTTAAACACGAGGCGGGTTCTCAAGCTTGCGAGCCATGCCCGGAGCACAGCAAAGCCTCCGATTACGGCTTCACGGAGTGTCGTTGCGATCCGGGCTATTATCGGGCGGAAAAGGACCCCAAAAAGATGCCTTGCACCCGTGAGTATTGACCGAACTAAACTTAGAAATTCTTTCTATAAAACACTCAtcgttattttcaattttagaaaGGTAAATTGTCCAAATAATCACAAGATCTAGGAATTTCAAAGAACGCCCAAAAGATTAGAGTctccattaaaatattaaattgtgcAATGTATACTTGTGTTATATTAACTGTTCGATGTAATGTTTGTGGGTTGCGatatattgcgttaaatgAAAAGTTTCGCGTAAGCGGGAGAGATGCGGAATGGAGAGAATTTGGAGGACGGAGTTCCGCGAAAATCttcaagaatatatttcttgcaGAACCACCTTCGGCGCCGCAAAACCTGACCGTCAACTTTGTCGATCAGTCTACAGTGATCCTTTCCTGGAACGCGCCGCATATGCAGGGTGGCAGATCCGACACGACTTACAGAGTGGACTGCGATTCCTGCAGCATGGGCGTCAAATACATTCCCAATACCGTGAGTTTTCTTCAAAGTCGTATATTATACGCGATGTATACAAATTGCGCGATAGTTGAATTATTTCTCGATCGAAAAGTTGACGCACGGATTCGCTTCGATTTTGCGACAGGAGATCTTCAACGACACGAAGATTACGATAACCGGCCTGAACGCGGTGACTACTTATCGCTTCCAAGTGTTCGCCGAGAACGGCGTATCGTCGTTGGTCGGCAAATCGGAATACGTGGACATCACCGTCACGACGGAGGCGAGCGTGCCGAGTCTCGTGAGCAACGTCAGGATCACGAGTGTCAAGAGCTCGGAGCTCAGCATCAGCTGGGACGCGCCGGACATCGGGACCGGCGGAGACAACGATCTTGTCGAACGATACGAAGGTAAAGCTAAAGAGAGCCGTAGCAACATTGCGTTGCTACGCTATTCTACGGCGAAATCAACTCTAAATTGTCACTCGATCGCGCGGTGGCGGCGGAAGGATTAATAATCGTCTCGATATCTGGTACAGTGAAGTGTTACCCGCGCTACGACGACGCCACTAATGCAACCGTCATTCAAACGTCCGAGCTGTCCGCCACGTTCAAAGGTCTCAAGCCTTCCACGGATTACGCGATACAGGTTCGCGCTAAGACCACCCGCGGCTGGGGCGAGTACACGCCggtgatatttaaaaagacaCCCCACGCCATGGGCCTAGGTAAGCGCGTTCAGCGGCATTTAGATTCACATTTCGCAATCTCCCTTGTACCGCGCCTCTAACACGAACGTTTCACGCAGACTACGTCGGCGAGGACGACAACATGCAAGTTAGGATAATCGCAGGGGCGATCGTTGCTGTGGTTGTACTTCTcgtgattattattatcatgaCTGTTCTGATTCTTAGAAGGTAATTGAATCATTTtcaatattagaaatatatacctCAAATATTGCGAGTTATCGCGTACCAACGCGCGAAAAGTTGCTTCTTTCCAATCGCTTTGTTCAATTCGGCTGATATCGTGGGATTTCGTTGCAGCAGGGCCTCGGATGAATGCAACAAGAAGCAGCCGAGCGACTGTGACACCCTGGAATACAGAAACGGCGAAGGTACGTTTGCATTTTGCTCGAAATTTCTCTGtctaaagatttattatcGCTATTACCCCCGCCCTTACAACCTTGTCACTTTCATAGTTGTTTCATTACGCCCTCGTGTCTTGTGACTAACTTTGAATTCACTGGCCCCCCTTAGATCCAGCAAGTGTCGAAACTATACCCCATATACAAACAGACCCATAATACGTTaaacaccccccccccctcagTAGAGATTTTTTTACGGAtgagagtgagagaaagagagatagctGAACGTTAACACCATAGAGAAAATGAGCGAAGAGAAAGCAGTCGGGCTCTGAAATACGTCCGCGACAGGGACTTAAAGAGAAACGATCGCTTTCCAGCCAAAATTCACACCGATCTGGCCCATTGCCTGAGTGCGATTATTCTAACCAAATTCTTTcgattctttcttttcatGTGCGATTCCCCTAATCTATCGAACCTGCCTCCATGAAAAATCCatgaaaaaattcaatgaaACAATGTACACAATCGCCTGCTACTACAGGACTAGTTGTGACCTACAGTAAGTCTTCTCCAAACACCTCAAGTTTTGTTTTTTAGGAACTCAATTTTGTGtagattatttttgcaacCCCTGTACATGCATTACACTCTCAATTAAGTCAGACTTTACGCTTTTgcatatacacacatgtaCACACATCACACGTACGCACATGCACCAACAAACACACGTGCGCGCGCCCGCGTAACAATTTTGCACGACACCTTAATTTTCTTAGATACACATTACGCGTGCCCGCGTATGTGCGCATTGTGCTTGCGTGTGTTTGTTGTGTTGCATTGTTCCGCGTTTCAATTGCATGCGTATTTGTCAGTGTGTCGATGTTAATAACGTATGTgctttttatatgtatctgGATTTGATTCGCGAAACatatcagaaaaaatataaaagataaaaggaaAATAGAGATACGCTTGAAGGAGCGTATCTTTTTAATCAGCGCGTTGATTTTCTAATAccggaaataatttttacttaaatccGATTATACAtactttcataattatttcatttgtgATCGAAGCAAGATATATCTGTGCCATTTCTCGCTTTGcgtcattaaaaaaagaattcatCACCCGCAGCTTCTTTTTGTTTTGCTGTTTGTCAATTAGTGTGTTGGTTGTTGTGTTGTTCACAGTGCACTGCAAAATGGACAGTTCACCGATTGTGACAACCCATACCAACAACAAGAGCAAGTCCTCGCGTAAGTCCTttgtttccaaaaataatCTCCGGCCCAAATTTCTCGCGTccgaaggaaaaaaaaacgccggATACGTCCGTACAATATATTGAAGGCATAACCGTACGCACCGACACTCGTATACACTCTGAGTTCTCCACGATTGTTATAGTTTAGCTTTAGTTACGCTACGCTATGTTCTGTTCTTTCTTCACTGTCCTAGATATGCGACATGGATGAAAAGTTCGgaggtatatataaaataaaagcatgCCGCGGCCCCGTGTTTCGCAGGCAATTGCATCATGTTCTtgcatctaatttttttttatcttatcttttattttactccaGGCGATCGTGCTTCGCGATCGCTTTTCTTCTTACCACGATATATGCAAAATACTTGGATGTTCCCAGACGGCTCAAATAGAAACTAAATTGGTTTGAATAAAGAAGATTGGAGACGAGAGGCGCCGTCGAGAGAGAAAACTGTTTGAATCGTCTGAAACATCCGGGACGAGCGGTGTAAAAGAATCGCTGGATTTTTGGGATGTATCGCAATGATCTTGAAGTAATGGCATGCAAGAAATTGTGCATTTTGGCATGTGGATTGGCTATGCGCGAATTTTTCTTAGCGCACATAGACACCGCCGTTCGACATTAAACAGACCAGATTCTAAGCTAGATAAACACATatacaagtaaaaaaaaaatgactctTTCAACTAAAGTGggactgagaaaaaaaagaggagatatattttagaatcCACCTGCGTTTGGCTTTCTTGGTTGTGTCTtgttttttggaaattttaaacTCGCTGACGAGAAAGAATGTGTGAGTGTTTCTTTTTTGCGGGATTTGACACGGTTGGCCGTGCGATAGAGCGAATGTTGGGACGCGCGGTCTAGAGTTCTGTCAAAATTTCGCACCACCGGCCCTCGTGTTAATATAATGAACTCTGTTTTCGTGACGTTGCAGTGACCACGCCGCTGTTCACACCTGCAGTGGGGGTCGCCGCGGCGGGCGCAGGCGGCGCAGGCGGTGCAGGTGCAAGGAGTTACGTGGATCCTCACACCTATGAGGACCCGAATCAGGCGGTACGCGAATTCGCCAGGGAAATAGATGCCGGATATATCACGATAGAAGCCATCATAGGTGCGGTTCTGTACATTATCATATGATATTATCCAGCGGTTATCAAATAAGGTAGTTTTAGTAACTCGATTATACTCTTGACAATTTTCTTATGATCACAGGTGGTGGAGAGTTCGGCGATGTGTGCCGAGGGAAGCTAAAATTGCCTCCCGACGGACGGACAGAGATAGACGTGGCCATAAAGACCCTGAAGCCGGGCTCCGCAGACAAGGCCCGTAACGACTTTTTGACAGAGGCGTCGATAATGGGTCAGTTCGAGCACCCCAACGTGATATTCCTACAAGGCGTAGTGACGAAAAGCAATCCGGTGATGATCATCACGGAGTTCATGGAGAACGGTAGCTTGGACACTTTCCTGCGCGCGAACGACGGCAAGTTCCAAGTGCTCCAGCTGGTGGGCATGCTGCGCGGCATCGCTAGCGGTATGCAGTATCTCGCGGAGATGAACTACGTGCACCGTGATCTTGCCGCGAGGAACGTGTTAGTCAACGCCGACCTGGTTTGCAAGATCGCCGATTTTGGACTCAGTAGAGAGATCGAGAGTGCCACAGAGGGAGCTTACACGACCAGGGTGAGCGACAGATTCAAGTTGTGGAGTCAAAATTCGTAGAAGCTAGTGGCGTATACGAGACTCgaacatatgtataatttctcGCCTAATTAATCTATCGTTTGTATTCAGGGCGGCAAAATCCCGGTACGGTGGACGGCACCGGAGGCGATAGCGTTCCGTAAATTCACGAGCGCTTCCGACGTTTGGAGCATGGGTATCGTATGCTGGGAGGTGATGTCGTACGGCGAGAGGCCGTACTGGAACTGGTCGAATCAAGATGTGATAAAGTCGATCGAGAAGGGCTACAGGCTTCCAGCGCCGATGGACTGTCCGGAAGCGATCTATCAGCTGATGCTCGATTGCTGGCAGAAAGAGCGCACCCATCGGCCGACCTTTGCCAATCTCACACAAACTTTGGACAAGCTCATACGAAGTCCGGATACGCTGAGAAAAATCGCTCAGAACAGGTAAAAGCGCCCACGTATCATTGTAACTTGTCATTGTAATCGCCAAATGCTGATATAAAATTGCGAAACGAATTTTAGGATAAGTTAGTCGCAAAAACGGTATTAGGAAATTTGATCCGTCTTATGGATCAAAAATCTCGAGCAAACGATATAATTATCATCGTCCAacataaatgaaagaaatatgacGGAATGCGTAAGATATAATCGGCGCACAACGAATAAAATTTGCTTTAAGTGCTTCGAGTGCACGTTCGCAAATCGCAGTTATCATATGTTTTCATTGACATTGTCTCAAcgttcttttcctttttatttatctctcgTTGAGTCGCtcgttcattaatattttaataagaatcaCGCCGCATGCTACGTGACTTATGTATCGTGtccataaattaatttctctcgacagctaataattattttcattcattCACCGAAACGCTCACGCGTGGATCATACTACATCCGTTTCACGCCACTTAGAATGGGATTCGGCATTGTGGCTCATTGATGTATGACGTCCCGCACAAGCCTACAATCGTACACacttatatatatgatgtGCTCGTGCATATGTATGTACTCAGAAGGAAGGCCAATGTCTGCATACTCGTACTCGCGCTGTCGTAACATCTCGACCTGATTGGCATTACTGGAAGCAGGCAT is part of the Temnothorax longispinosus isolate EJ_2023e chromosome 12, Tlon_JGU_v1, whole genome shotgun sequence genome and encodes:
- the Eph gene encoding eph receptor tyrosine kinase isoform X1, with amino-acid sequence MAPFNMASVAGLLATCAAVAASAAHLLPLLLLLICPRGTQAEQVVLLDTTTEEKLDWTRYPFGPQANTPGWVEESFTNFDKGINWRSYVVCDVAYTNVNNWLWTPFIERGPANRMYIEINFTTRDCSLFPGNALSCKETFSLLYYEFDAATKEPPPWEPDSYKLIGRIAAGEGRFNTNTEVVINTEVKSIPVTKKGVYFAFRDQGACISILAIKVYYISCPEISVNFAHFPATPTGREVALIEQTRGTCVPNAVKIAQPTFLCKGDGKWYLPTGGCHCKPGYQADVDKQECKECPIGKFKHEAGSQACEPCPEHSKASDYGFTECRCDPGYYRAEKDPKKMPCTQPPSAPQNLTVNFVDQSTVILSWNAPHMQGGRSDTTYRVDCDSCSMGVKYIPNTEIFNDTKITITGLNAVTTYRFQVFAENGVSSLVGKSEYVDITVTTEASVPSLVSNVRITSVKSSELSISWDAPDIGTGGDNDLVERYEVKCYPRYDDATNATVIQTSELSATFKGLKPSTDYAIQVRAKTTRGWGEYTPVIFKKTPHAMGLDYVGEDDNMQVRIIAGAIVAVVVLLVIIIIMTVLILRSRASDECNKKQPSDCDTLEYRNGEGLVVTYMHCKMDSSPIVTTHTNNKSKSSLTTPLFTPAVGVAAAGAGGAGGAGARSYVDPHTYEDPNQAVREFAREIDAGYITIEAIIGGGEFGDVCRGKLKLPPDGRTEIDVAIKTLKPGSADKARNDFLTEASIMGQFEHPNVIFLQGVVTKSNPVMIITEFMENGSLDTFLRANDGKFQVLQLVGMLRGIASGMQYLAEMNYVHRDLAARNVLVNADLVCKIADFGLSREIESATEGAYTTRGGKIPVRWTAPEAIAFRKFTSASDVWSMGIVCWEVMSYGERPYWNWSNQDVIKSIEKGYRLPAPMDCPEAIYQLMLDCWQKERTHRPTFANLTQTLDKLIRSPDTLRKIAQNSVRPPAHNPYYVTSHTAAAQAAAAAAAAAAAAMPPGPAASTASPFVDIVGHQAHQHAQSAIAVPVMPPGAGRSLHYHTHATTHALPHQQPSLTYPNWVPFSHFG
- the Eph gene encoding eph receptor tyrosine kinase isoform X4, encoding MAPFNMASVAGLLATCAAVAASAAHLLPLLLLLICPRGTQAEQVVLLDTTTEEKLDWTRYPFGPQANTPGWVEESFTNFDKGINWRSYVVCDVAYTNVNNWLWTPFIERGPANRMYIEINFTTRDCSLFPGNALSCKETFSLLYYEFDAATKEPPPWEPDSYKLIGRIAAGEGRFNTNTEVVINTEVKSIPVTKKGVYFAFRDQGACISILAIKVYYISCPEISVNFAHFPATPTGREVALIEQTRGTCVPNAVKIAQPTFLCKGDGKWYLPTGGCHCKPGYQADVDKQECKECPIGKFKHEAGSQACEPCPEHSKASDYGFTECRCDPGYYRAEKDPKKMPCTQPPSAPQNLTVNFVDQSTVILSWNAPHMQGGRSDTTYRVDCDSCSMGVKYIPNTEIFNDTKITITGLNAVTTYRFQVFAENGVSSLVGKSEYVDITVTTEASVPSLVSNVRITSVKSSELSISWDAPDIGTGGDNDLVERYEVKCYPRYDDATNATVIQTSELSATFKGLKPSTDYAIQVRAKTTRGWGEYTPVIFKKTPHAMGLDYVGEDDNMQVRIIAGAIVAVVVLLVIIIIMTVLILRRASDECNKKQPSDCDTLEYRNGEVHCKMDSSPIVTTHTNNKSKSSLTTPLFTPAVGVAAAGAGGAGGAGARSYVDPHTYEDPNQAVREFAREIDAGYITIEAIIGGGEFGDVCRGKLKLPPDGRTEIDVAIKTLKPGSADKARNDFLTEASIMGQFEHPNVIFLQGVVTKSNPVMIITEFMENGSLDTFLRANDGKFQVLQLVGMLRGIASGMQYLAEMNYVHRDLAARNVLVNADLVCKIADFGLSREIESATEGAYTTRGGKIPVRWTAPEAIAFRKFTSASDVWSMGIVCWEVMSYGERPYWNWSNQDVIKSIEKGYRLPAPMDCPEAIYQLMLDCWQKERTHRPTFANLTQTLDKLIRSPDTLRKIAQNSVRPPAHNPYYVTSHTAAAQAAAAAAAAAAAAMPPGPAASTASPFVDIVGHQAHQHAQSAIAVPVMPPGAGRSLHYHTHATTHALPHQQPSLTYPNWVPFSHFG
- the Eph gene encoding eph receptor tyrosine kinase isoform X7 produces the protein MAPFNMASVAGLLATCAAVAASAAHLLPLLLLLICPRGTQAEQVVLLDTTTEEKLDWTRYPFGPQANTPGWVEESFTNFDKGINWRSYVVCDVAYTNVNNWLWTPFIERGPANRMYIEINFTTRDCSLFPGNALSCKETFSLLYYEFDAATKEPPPWEPDSYKLIGRIAAGEGRFNTNTEVVINTEVKSIPVTKKGVYFAFRDQGACISILAIKVYYISCPEISVNFAHFPATPTGREVALIEQTRGTCVPNAVKIAQPTFLCKGDGKWYLPTGGCHCKPGYQADVDKQECKECPIGKFKHEAGSQACEPCPEHSKASDYGFTECRCDPGYYRAEKDPKKMPCTQPPSAPQNLTVNFVDQSTVILSWNAPHMQGGRSDTTYRVDCDSCSMGVKYIPNTEIFNDTKITITGLNAVTTYRFQVFAENGVSSLVGKSEYVDITVTTEASVPSLVSNVRITSVKSSELSISWDAPDIGTGGDNDLVERYEVKCYPRYDDATNATVIQTSELSATFKGLKPSTDYAIQVRAKTTRGWGEYTPVIFKKTPHAMGLDYVGEDDNMQVRIIAGAIVAVVVLLVIIIIMTVLILRSRASDECNKKQPSDCDTLEYRNGEGLVVTYMHCKMDSSPIVTTHTNNKSKSSLTTPLFTPAVGVAAAGAGGAGGAGARSYVDPHTYEDPNQAVREFAREIDAGYITIEAIIGGGEFGDVCRGKLKLPPDGRTEIDVAIKTLKPGSADKARNDFLTEASIMGQFEHPNVIFLQGVVTKSNPVMIITEFMENGSLDTFLRANDGKFQVLQLVGMLRGIASGMQYLAEMNYVHRDLAARNVLVNADLVCKIADFGLSREIESATEGAYTTRGGKIPVRWTAPEAIAFRKFTSASDVWSMGIVCWEVMSYGERPYWNWSNQDVIKSIEKGYRLPAPMDCPEAIYQLMLDCWQKERTHRPTFANLTQTLDKLIRSPDTLRKIAQNRGTNPLAPDAVDLTQLNSVSEWLASIKMSRYAESFERAGVTTLEAAARVTVQELTALGITLVGHQKKIMNSVTALRAQMSATSQGFLV
- the Eph gene encoding eph receptor tyrosine kinase isoform X2, with protein sequence MAPFNMASVAGLLATCAAVAASAAHLLPLLLLLICPRGTQAEQVVLLDTTTEEKLDWTRYPFGPQANTPGWVEESFTNFDKGINWRSYVVCDVAYTNVNNWLWTPFIERGPANRMYIEINFTTRDCSLFPGNALSCKETFSLLYYEFDAATKEPPPWEPDSYKLIGRIAAGEGRFNTNTEVVINTEVKSIPVTKKGVYFAFRDQGACISILAIKVYYISCPEISVNFAHFPATPTGREVALIEQTRGTCVPNAVKIAQPTFLCKGDGKWYLPTGGCHCKPGYQADVDKQECKECPIGKFKHEAGSQACEPCPEHSKASDYGFTECRCDPGYYRAEKDPKKMPCTQPPSAPQNLTVNFVDQSTVILSWNAPHMQGGRSDTTYRVDCDSCSMGVKYIPNTEIFNDTKITITGLNAVTTYRFQVFAENGVSSLVGKSEYVDITVTTEASVPSLVSNVRITSVKSSELSISWDAPDIGTGGDNDLVERYEVKCYPRYDDATNATVIQTSELSATFKGLKPSTDYAIQVRAKTTRGWGEYTPVIFKKTPHAMGLDYVGEDDNMQVRIIAGAIVAVVVLLVIIIIMTVLILRRASDECNKKQPSDCDTLEYRNGEGLVVTYMHCKMDSSPIVTTHTNNKSKSSLTTPLFTPAVGVAAAGAGGAGGAGARSYVDPHTYEDPNQAVREFAREIDAGYITIEAIIGGGEFGDVCRGKLKLPPDGRTEIDVAIKTLKPGSADKARNDFLTEASIMGQFEHPNVIFLQGVVTKSNPVMIITEFMENGSLDTFLRANDGKFQVLQLVGMLRGIASGMQYLAEMNYVHRDLAARNVLVNADLVCKIADFGLSREIESATEGAYTTRGGKIPVRWTAPEAIAFRKFTSASDVWSMGIVCWEVMSYGERPYWNWSNQDVIKSIEKGYRLPAPMDCPEAIYQLMLDCWQKERTHRPTFANLTQTLDKLIRSPDTLRKIAQNSVRPPAHNPYYVTSHTAAAQAAAAAAAAAAAAMPPGPAASTASPFVDIVGHQAHQHAQSAIAVPVMPPGAGRSLHYHTHATTHALPHQQPSLTYPNWVPFSHFG
- the Eph gene encoding eph receptor tyrosine kinase isoform X6, with amino-acid sequence MAPFNMASVAGLLATCAAVAASAAHLLPLLLLLICPRGTQAEQVVLLDTTTEEKLDWTRYPFGPQANTPGWVEESFTNFDKGINWRSYVVCDVAYTNVNNWLWTPFIERGPANRMYIEINFTTRDCSLFPGNALSCKETFSLLYYEFDAATKEPPPWEPDSYKLIGRIAAGEGRFNTNTEVVINTEVKSIPVTKKGVYFAFRDQGACISILAIKVYYISCPEISVNFAHFPATPTGREVALIEQTRGTCVPNAVKIAQPTFLCKGDGKWYLPTGGCHCKPGYQADVDKQECKECPIGKFKHEAGSQACEPCPEHSKASDYGFTECRCDPGYYRAEKDPKKMPCTQPPSAPQNLTVNFVDQSTVILSWNAPHMQGGRSDTTYRVDCDSCSMGVKYIPNTEIFNDTKITITGLNAVTTYRFQVFAENGVSSLVGKSEYVDITVTTEASVPSLVSNVRITSVKSSELSISWDAPDIGTGGDNDLVERYEVKCYPRYDDATNATVIQTSELSATFKGLKPSTDYAIQVRAKTTRGWGEYTPVIFKKTPHAMGLDYVGEDDNMQVRIIAGAIVAVVVLLVIIIIMTVLILRSRASDECNKKQPSDCDTLEYRNGEVHCKMDSSPIVTTHTNNKSKSSLGVAAAGAGGAGGAGARSYVDPHTYEDPNQAVREFAREIDAGYITIEAIIGGGEFGDVCRGKLKLPPDGRTEIDVAIKTLKPGSADKARNDFLTEASIMGQFEHPNVIFLQGVVTKSNPVMIITEFMENGSLDTFLRANDGKFQVLQLVGMLRGIASGMQYLAEMNYVHRDLAARNVLVNADLVCKIADFGLSREIESATEGAYTTRGGKIPVRWTAPEAIAFRKFTSASDVWSMGIVCWEVMSYGERPYWNWSNQDVIKSIEKGYRLPAPMDCPEAIYQLMLDCWQKERTHRPTFANLTQTLDKLIRSPDTLRKIAQNSVRPPAHNPYYVTSHTAAAQAAAAAAAAAAAAMPPGPAASTASPFVDIVGHQAHQHAQSAIAVPVMPPGAGRSLHYHTHATTHALPHQQPSLTYPNWVPFSHFG
- the Eph gene encoding eph receptor tyrosine kinase isoform X3; its protein translation is MAPFNMASVAGLLATCAAVAASAAHLLPLLLLLICPRGTQAEQVVLLDTTTEEKLDWTRYPFGPQANTPGWVEESFTNFDKGINWRSYVVCDVAYTNVNNWLWTPFIERGPANRMYIEINFTTRDCSLFPGNALSCKETFSLLYYEFDAATKEPPPWEPDSYKLIGRIAAGEGRFNTNTEVVINTEVKSIPVTKKGVYFAFRDQGACISILAIKVYYISCPEISVNFAHFPATPTGREVALIEQTRGTCVPNAVKIAQPTFLCKGDGKWYLPTGGCHCKPGYQADVDKQECKECPIGKFKHEAGSQACEPCPEHSKASDYGFTECRCDPGYYRAEKDPKKMPCTQPPSAPQNLTVNFVDQSTVILSWNAPHMQGGRSDTTYRVDCDSCSMGVKYIPNTEIFNDTKITITGLNAVTTYRFQVFAENGVSSLVGKSEYVDITVTTEASVPSLVSNVRITSVKSSELSISWDAPDIGTGGDNDLVERYEVKCYPRYDDATNATVIQTSELSATFKGLKPSTDYAIQVRAKTTRGWGEYTPVIFKKTPHAMGLDYVGEDDNMQVRIIAGAIVAVVVLLVIIIIMTVLILRSRASDECNKKQPSDCDTLEYRNGEVHCKMDSSPIVTTHTNNKSKSSLTTPLFTPAVGVAAAGAGGAGGAGARSYVDPHTYEDPNQAVREFAREIDAGYITIEAIIGGGEFGDVCRGKLKLPPDGRTEIDVAIKTLKPGSADKARNDFLTEASIMGQFEHPNVIFLQGVVTKSNPVMIITEFMENGSLDTFLRANDGKFQVLQLVGMLRGIASGMQYLAEMNYVHRDLAARNVLVNADLVCKIADFGLSREIESATEGAYTTRGGKIPVRWTAPEAIAFRKFTSASDVWSMGIVCWEVMSYGERPYWNWSNQDVIKSIEKGYRLPAPMDCPEAIYQLMLDCWQKERTHRPTFANLTQTLDKLIRSPDTLRKIAQNSVRPPAHNPYYVTSHTAAAQAAAAAAAAAAAAMPPGPAASTASPFVDIVGHQAHQHAQSAIAVPVMPPGAGRSLHYHTHATTHALPHQQPSLTYPNWVPFSHFG